The region AACGATATTGATGTCGTTTTGCTAAGACGCGACGCCAAGCAGGTCGAGCTGACGCTGGCGGGCCGGGATTTCTACGACCGCGCACGCAAGATCCTCGACGACATGGACCAGGCCATCGTGCAGGCGCGCCACATCGACAAGGGCGAGCGCGGCGCCATCCGCCTGCTGCATTCGAGCTCGGTGCCGCTGTCGCCGCCGCTGGGGCCTTGCCTGAATGCGGTGCTTCAGGCTTTCCCCGGCGTCACGCTGGAAATTTCCCAGGCCTCCTCCGAGCACCAGGCGCTCGACGTCGAAGAAGGCCGCGCCGATCTCGGGCTCGCGCGCACTCCCATCCTGCGCAAGCATCCGCATCTGGAAACCATCACGCTGTATCAGGAGAAGCTGGTGGTCGCGGTATCGCTGCAGCACCCGCTGGCGCAACGCGAGGTGATTGATATCGCCGAGCTGCGCGACGAGCTGTTCGTATCCATGCCGCATCGCGAGCGCGGCGGCCTCAGTTACCTGGTGGCCGAGCGTTGCATCGCACACGGCTTCTTCCCCCGGCCGGCGCGCGCGACTTCGCGCAAGGCCTCGCTGCTGAGCCTGGTCAACGCCAATTTCGGGATTGCCGTCGTGCCCGACAGCATGCGGGCGATTGCCGTTGCGGGCGTGCATTTCATCGACATACGGGAGCCCGACTTCCAGTCGGCGGTGGTGCTGATGATGAGGCGCGATGCGCCGGTGATGGTGGGACAGTTCGTGCAGGCCTTCGTGCAAGGCTTGCAGATGCCGGCAGCCTGAGCACCTGTTTCAGATCGTGAACAGGTTCCGGGAGCCGCCGGACTTGTGTTCGCTTACGGCTGTGCGCCGGTCGCCACCGGACGCGACGAATCCGAACTCCACTCGCTCCACGAACCCGGATACAGGCGTGCGCCCGGCAAGCCGGCCACTTCCAGCGCGAGCAGGTTGTGGCAAGCGGTCACACCGGAGCCGCACTGCATGACGGCTGTCTGCGGGCTGTCGATCAGGGCATTCCATTCGGCGCGCAGCGCATCGGCCGATTTGAAGCGGCCGTCGGCGCCGAGATTGTCCTTGAAGAAGCGATTCTTCGCGCCGGGAATATGGCCTCCGACGGCGTCCAGCGTTTCGTTCTCGCCGCGATAGCGATCTGCCGCGCGCGCATCGATGACGGTCAGCGCCTTGCTGTCGAGATTGGCAACGACATTGCCGACATCGACGGTGCTCACCAGGGGCGCCTGCTCCTGCAAGTCGCCGCGCACCGGTGCCGGCGTCGCCGTCGACAACTCGCCGCCCTGCGCCTGCCATGCCGGCAAGCCGCCGTCGAGCACCGCCACCTGTACATGGCCGACCCAGCGCAACAGCCACCAGAGGCGCGCGGCGAACATGCCGCCGTGGGCGTCGTAGGCGACGACTTGCGTGCCCTTGCCAACGCCCAGTTCCTGCATGGCGTCGATGAAGGCCTGGCGTTCAGGCAGCGGATGGCGGCCCTTGAACTTGCCGTCGGCGCCGTTTTTGGCGCCGGACAGGATCTTGTCGAGATGGGCAAAGCGTGCCCGCGGAATATGGCCGGCGGCGTACGCCTGTGCGCCGGCATCGGGATTGGCGAGGTCGTGACGGCAGTCGATCACCAGCCAGTTGGCGTCGTCGAGATGGCCGGCCAGGTCGGCTGCGGAAATCAGGGTGGCGTAGGTCATGGTTATTCCTCTTCCTAAACTTCGGTGGCGATCGGGTCGATCGCGGGCAGATTGCTCGATTGTCGGGATTGTTGCTGGGAACGCTGATTGTAGAACGTCGAGACTACACCGCTCATCAGAATGATGCCGATGCCGGCCCAGCCCATCCAGCCCGGCGCATCGTTCCAGATGAACAGG is a window of Herbaspirillum hiltneri N3 DNA encoding:
- a CDS encoding LysR family transcriptional regulator translates to MISIKQLKYFVEIVAAGSYTRASERLYIAQSALSRQIKELENDIDVVLLRRDAKQVELTLAGRDFYDRARKILDDMDQAIVQARHIDKGERGAIRLLHSSSVPLSPPLGPCLNAVLQAFPGVTLEISQASSEHQALDVEEGRADLGLARTPILRKHPHLETITLYQEKLVVAVSLQHPLAQREVIDIAELRDELFVSMPHRERGGLSYLVAERCIAHGFFPRPARATSRKASLLSLVNANFGIAVVPDSMRAIAVAGVHFIDIREPDFQSAVVLMMRRDAPVMVGQFVQAFVQGLQMPAA
- a CDS encoding sulfurtransferase; protein product: MTYATLISAADLAGHLDDANWLVIDCRHDLANPDAGAQAYAAGHIPRARFAHLDKILSGAKNGADGKFKGRHPLPERQAFIDAMQELGVGKGTQVVAYDAHGGMFAARLWWLLRWVGHVQVAVLDGGLPAWQAQGGELSTATPAPVRGDLQEQAPLVSTVDVGNVVANLDSKALTVIDARAADRYRGENETLDAVGGHIPGAKNRFFKDNLGADGRFKSADALRAEWNALIDSPQTAVMQCGSGVTACHNLLALEVAGLPGARLYPGSWSEWSSDSSRPVATGAQP